One Marinobacter sp. es.048 genomic window, CATGACCCTGGAGATCATCCACCGGGACGGATCCCGCCGCTGGTTCGAGATTGCCAGCCGGGCCATCCGGGAGACCTACACCGGCGCCGTGATTGAGGTCATCAGCGTATCCCGGGATATCACCGCCCGAGTGGAATCCGAGGAGAACAGTCGCCGGTTGGCCGACGAACTTGCCCACACCGCCAGGCTTGCCACTCTCGGGGAGCTTGCCTCCAGCATTGCCCATGAGATGAATCAGCCACTGGCCACCATCGTCAACTTCGCGAGCGCCAGCCAGCGTTACCTGAAAAGCGCCCGCACCAACCCTGAATGCCTGGACCGTGTGGACGATGGCCTACAGAAGATCGTTCACCATGCCAACCGCGCATCGGAAGTGATCAAACGCCTGCGGGCTTTTTTACGCAAAGGGCAGAAGCGCACCGCGCCAATTGCCCTGAACGATGTCGTGAGCAACGTCGCCCGCCTATGTCAGTGGGAGGCCGAGAAGAACAATGTGGAGATCCGCGAGAGATTGGCCTGCTGCGCGCCGGTCATCACCGCAGATCCGGTGCTCCTTGAGCAGGTATTGATCAATCTGATCCGCAACGGCATTGAAGCCACAATCGAAGCCCGTGATGAAAAAATCCAGGGCCCACCTGCACAGATTGTCATAACGACCTGCATCAACGATCAGAATGAAACCCTTATCGAAGTCACTGATGAAGGCCCGGGGCTGGACGAACAGGGCATCCGCCAGATGTTCCAACCGTTCTACACCAGCAAGCCCCAGGGACTGGGCCTTGGCCTGTCCATGAGCCGATCGATTATTGAAGGCTTTGGTGGCTTTCTGGATGCCCGCCCGGCCGCAACTGGCGGCCTGTCCCTTATCTGCCGTTTCCCGGCGAGCCAGAACCAGAAGTACAAAAACACAACCATGGAGAACCAGCCCGATGACTGACCACGCCGTCCCGGAAGCTACCACCGTCTATGTTGTTGACGACGACGCGGGCATGCTGGAATCCACCCAATGGCTGCTGGAATCGGTCGGCCTGAGTGTGGAGGCGTACAGCGACGGTCGCAAATTTCTGGACGCCGTTGGCAACACGAAAGCCGGCTGTGTGGTTCTGGATGTGAGGATGCCGGGGCTAGGCGGCCTGAACGTTCAGGAAGAGCTTCAGAAACGAGGACTGGACCTGCCCATCATCTTTGTCTCTGGGCATGCCGACGTGCCCATTGTGGTC contains:
- a CDS encoding sensor histidine kinase, which encodes MNDISPSSVFSLHDADPQPGLVLDGAGKVLEGNRAAWDLCQIAGLTSPRSLLPINAQALVNSSLDQNRAIENVESRIPSELTETILMWTFIPDVGAARVLARARDATQDVLTQEEATRSNRLYRLITENTTDLISRHAPDGRFIDATPASWRLLGYWPEELRGKPLEEVFRGNHVTQKLAETRNLLRDDGYATMTLEIIHRDGSRRWFEIASRAIRETYTGAVIEVISVSRDITARVESEENSRRLADELAHTARLATLGELASSIAHEMNQPLATIVNFASASQRYLKSARTNPECLDRVDDGLQKIVHHANRASEVIKRLRAFLRKGQKRTAPIALNDVVSNVARLCQWEAEKNNVEIRERLACCAPVITADPVLLEQVLINLIRNGIEATIEARDEKIQGPPAQIVITTCINDQNETLIEVTDEGPGLDEQGIRQMFQPFYTSKPQGLGLGLSMSRSIIEGFGGFLDARPAATGGLSLICRFPASQNQKYKNTTMENQPDD